CGGGCAGGTTGCGCGGATGGTCGAGCACGGCGCGGGCGCCGGAGTGGGTGGCGATGATCGGCGTGGCGGAGGCCTTAAGCGCGTCGCGCACGCAGTTGTCCGAGGCGTGCGAGATGTCGACCATCATGCCGAGCTGGTTGGCGCGCTTCACCACGGCGCGGCCAAAGTCGCTCATGCCCTGGTCGCCGGCGCTGTTCATCGCCGGCTCGCCGTGTTCGGTGTCGGGCAGCGAGCTGGTGCACAGGTCGTTGTTGCCGACGTGGACCAGGCCGACCGAGCGCGCGCCACGATCGAAGGCGGCGTCGAGGCGGCGGATGTCGTGGCCGAGCGAGTAGGCGTTCTCGATCTCGATGGTGGCCGAGAGCAGACCGGCCTTGTGGTTGGCCAGCAGCTGTTCGGGCGTGGTGGCCAGGCGGATGCGGTCGGGATACATCATCAGCATGCGGCCGATGCCGTCGTACTTCTGGCTGGCCTGCTGCACCGCCTTGGCGTAGCCCGCGGCGTCGAGCTGGTGTTGCGGCACCCAGATCACGAAGAACGCCGCGTTGAGGCCGCCGCGTTCCATCTTGCCCAGGTCGACCAGCAGGCGGGTGTCGTGCCCGACGTCGAAGCGCGGCTCGCCCATGTAGTTGAACGGGATGTCGACGTGGCTGTCGATGGTGACCGGCGGGTCCTGTGCCGGCTGCGCCGATACGGCGGTGCTGGTGGCCAGTGCGGCGAGCAGGGCAAGGCGGAGGATGGTGTTCATGCGGTCTCCCATTGGCGGGCCGGCTGCTCGCCGGCAATCATTTCCTCGAAGTGCTGGCGGCGCCGCACGATGGCGTAGCGGCCGTTCTG
This is a stretch of genomic DNA from Rhodanobacter sp. FDAARGOS 1247. It encodes these proteins:
- a CDS encoding dipeptidase, translated to MNTILRLALLAALATSTAVSAQPAQDPPVTIDSHVDIPFNYMGEPRFDVGHDTRLLVDLGKMERGGLNAAFFVIWVPQHQLDAAGYAKAVQQASQKYDGIGRMLMMYPDRIRLATTPEQLLANHKAGLLSATIEIENAYSLGHDIRRLDAAFDRGARSVGLVHVGNNDLCTSSLPDTEHGEPAMNSAGDQGMSDFGRAVVKRANQLGMMVDISHASDNCVRDALKASATPIIATHSGARAVLDHPRNLPDDLLRAIAAKGGVIDAVAYKEFLKKDPGREAAEKKLQDAVAKKAGEKAYDSDSDDYRPEMEAGMAEIQKKYPLATLDDYVKQIRHMVKVAGIDHVGISSDFDGGGGITGWKDASETRNVTAALRKAGFSDADIAKLWGGNLLRVWGEVERHAQH